TTATTCTGTTTTCCCGCCAGCTGGCTCTGCTGCTTGAATCCGGTACGGATATTGTCACTTCACTGGAACTGCTCCAGGAACAGACAACCAATAAACTTTTCCGTGAGATTATAGGCGAGATTGTAAATGATATCCGGGGAGGCAGTTCGCTCTCTCTGGCTATGAGCAAACACCCCAAGGCTTTCCCGCCCCTGTATCACCGGGTAATTGCCGCCGGCGAACAGGGAGGCAGCCTGGAAGTAGTACTGCGTAATCTGGCTAACTTTGTCCAGCGGAACGTGGAAACTGAAAAGAAGATAAAGAGCGCCCTGACTTACCCCAGCGTAGTGGCGGTGGTAGGTATTCTGGTGCTGCTGCTCATGGTAACCTTCGTATTACCGGCCTTCACCAGTTTATACTCCCAAATGGGCACTGAACTGCCCGCCGCCACCAGAATACTCATTGGCATAAGTGATTTTTTTGGGGCTTGGGGTTTGTATGTAACCGGCATTTTTATAGCAACCATAGCCGGGTTGGTAATATATCTGCGCACACCCGCAGGACGCTACCAGAGAGACCGGATAGCCCTGAAACTGCCTATAATCGGGCGGATTCTGCTCCTTTCAGAACTTTCCCGTGCCTGCCAGACTATGTCACTGCTGTTTAAAGCCGGTCTGCCCCTGCCCGAAATCATGAATCAAACCACTGCCGCAGCCAACAATAAACTTATCAGCAACGCCCTGGCAGAGGTTCAGCATGA
This sequence is a window from Dehalococcoides mccartyi 195. Protein-coding genes within it:
- a CDS encoding type II secretion system F family protein, which translates into the protein MDFNYVAYGQDKRLVKGKIPATSLEAAQRLLSHSGYQILSIKPITPFFSTSGSFNFSKVKPREVILFSRQLALLLESGTDIVTSLELLQEQTTNKLFREIIGEIVNDIRGGSSLSLAMSKHPKAFPPLYHRVIAAGEQGGSLEVVLRNLANFVQRNVETEKKIKSALTYPSVVAVVGILVLLLMVTFVLPAFTSLYSQMGTELPAATRILIGISDFFGAWGLYVTGIFIATIAGLVIYLRTPAGRYQRDRIALKLPIIGRILLLSELSRACQTMSLLFKAGLPLPEIMNQTTAAANNKLISNALAEVQHDLIRGEGLSRPMTKNPLFLPMMVQMVSVGEETGKLDDTLATVSATYDTEADDRISSAIGMIQPVMTIAIGLIVGFIAVALVSSMYSLYGQIG